The Mycobacteriales bacterium sequence ATCGATGAGCTCCAACGCCGCACTGAACACCACATCGCGGGACAACTTCGACCGGCGCCACCCACGCCGACCGGTCCCCGCCCTACGTGACCCGCCGGCGGCAACCTCGCCATCCCGGGTAGGCATCAACAACCCCCATCAGTCCCCTCGGATGCTGCCTATCCGGAGTTGGTCGTCGCGCGAAGCGAAGAAGACTCAGGCATCAGCGTCGGCGGCGTCGGCCGGTGGTTGCGGGTTCGGGTTCGGGTTGTTCGTCGGCGTCTTCGGGTTCTTCGTCCTCGTCGTCGTACTCGTCCTGGTAGCCCTCGTCGTCTTCGTCGTCGGCGTCTTCGGGCTCCTCGTCCTCGTCGTCTTCCTCGTCGTCGTCGTCGTACTCGTCCTGCATGCCGTCGGGGGAGTCCTCGTCCTCGTCCTGGTCGTCGTCGCCTTCCTCTTCGGCCACCACCTCGTCATGCTCGCGGGTGACCTCGCTGTCGCGGATCTCCCCGCGCCAGCCTTCGACCTCCTCGTCGGTCATCATCACGAACCGGCGATACAGCTTCAGATCCAACCGCGCCCGGCGACCCTGCGCCCGCCACACGTTCCCGGTCTTCTCGAACAAACCACCCGGGTAGTACTGCAACACCAGCAGAACCTTCGTCAGGTTCTCCCCCAACGGGTGGAACGTGACCACCCCGTCGACCGAACCCTTCGGGCCCTCCGACGTCCACGCGATCCGCTGATCGGGGATCTGCTCGGTGATCGTGGAGTTCCAGTTCCGCTTCGACAGGAAGATCTTCGCGTTCCACGACGACTTCGTCGGCTCGTCCTGGGAGACGCTCTGCACACCCTTCGCCCACTTCGAGAACTCCGCGAACTGCGTCCACCGGTTGTAGGCGTCCCGCACCGGGACACCGACGTCGACGTCCTCCACGATGTTCATCGACTTCCCGCCACCCGGGCCCTTCCCGCTCCGGCTGAACGCCCCCTTCACCTTGTCCTTCACCCCGCCCAGGACACCCTTGGCCCCAGCCTTCGCCGGCGAATCACCCTCGGCGACGTTCTTCGCCGTCTTCCCCAACAGACTCCCCGGCTCAGCGTCACCGGAGGCCACATCGGCCAACCGCTTACTGGTATCACCGATCTTGTCCCCGATCGAACCCAGCACCTTCTGCGACTGCGCACCAAGGAAACCCTCAGCACTGTGCAACAACTTGTCAGCAGCAGGATTCTTCGACGCCGCAGAACGCAACCCCGAAATACCCTCCTGCAAACCCCCACCATTCCCGGCGTTCTGGTCCTTGCCATTCGTGCTCACAAGAGGTCACTCCTTCAGTCTGTGCATCAGTGTTCAGGCGGATCGACGTCTGCCGTTCGCTGCCTTAGTTGTCTTCCTCGCGGACGTCTGCGAACCCCTACTGGCTGCACGCTTTGCTGCAGTGGCGCGGGTGGTCTTGCGGGCGCCGGCAGTCTTCTTCGCCGCGGTCCGCTTGGCCGGGCGGCCAGCCTTCTTCGCGGTCCGCTTGGCCGGGCGACCCGCCTTCTTCGCGGGGCTGGATTGGGCGGTGCGGGTGGTCTTGCGGGCGCCGGCAGCTTTCTTCGCCGCGGTCCGCTTGGCCGGGCGACCCGCCTTCTTCGCGGGCGCGGCCGTCTGGTCAGGCCGAGCTGACTCCTTGGCCGGCGCCGACTTACGGGCCCGCGCCGCCTTTCGAGGGCGACCCGCCTTCTTCGCGGGCGCGGCCGTCTGGTCAGGCCGAGCTGACTCCTTAGCCGGCGCCGACTTACGCCCCCGGGTCGCCTTTCGAGACGGCGTCGCGTTCGCCGACTCCGACGGCCTGGCCGCCGAAGCAGCAGCTTCCCTCTTCTGCGGTGACGAGCCCCCCCGCTGACGACGTCGACTTGCTGACGTGCGGCGGTCACGCCCGCTCTCGGGTGCAGGTCGTTCCGGGCGGTCCCGACGAGACTCGTTTCGCCGGGGCCGGCCCGGTCGCCGACGGCGCTCGCTACCAGTAGGTGCGTCGGCAGCGTCCGACGGCTGCTCCTCGTCTTCGTCGGCTACCAGGTCTTCGGCGCCTTCGGGCTCTTCGTTTTCCTCGTCCTGCTCGTCCTGGTCGTCGTATTCGTCTTCGGCGCCTTCGGGCTGCCCGTCTTCCTCGTCCTCCTCGAACTGGCCACCTTCAAGCTGGTGCTGCAACCGGTCGGTGCGAGATTGGAGAGAGTCGGCAAGCCGCTCCATGCGGGTGTTCATCGCCGTCGTGGCGGCCGCCCGTCCGGCGCTCATTAGGTCACCGCGAACGTCGCCCCCGAGCTTGGAGATCTCCGGCCGCTGCAAAAGCTGCGTCAGAGCTTCCTTGCCGAGCGCCTTCGGATCGATCTTCAATTTCTTGCCGAGGAGCCACGAGGCCAAGGTGATCGCCAGCTTGACTCTCTTTGTACGTCCCAGCAGGTAACCGCCAGCGACAGCCGCACCTACCTTGGCAGATTCGTTCACAGGTCTCTCCTGGTCATCATCGGGTAGCCGGGGGGGCCGGCCGGCGTGATCGGGTTTCCTCGTGCCATACGGAAGCTGAGGCGAGAATGTCGAGTAGCTCGTCCTCAGCTCGGTCGAACTCCTCTTCGCTTATCTCCCCGGCCTCAAGCTTTCGTGC is a genomic window containing:
- a CDS encoding gas vesicle protein GvpG gives rise to the protein MGLFTGLLTLPLAPVRGVAWVADQLVNAAEEEFYDEGRIHAELRELARKLEAGEISEEEFDRAEDELLDILASASVWHEETRSRRPAPPATR
- a CDS encoding SRPBCC family protein; the encoded protein is MSTNGKDQNAGNGGGLQEGISGLRSAASKNPAADKLLHSAEGFLGAQSQKVLGSIGDKIGDTSKRLADVASGDAEPGSLLGKTAKNVAEGDSPAKAGAKGVLGGVKDKVKGAFSRSGKGPGGGKSMNIVEDVDVGVPVRDAYNRWTQFAEFSKWAKGVQSVSQDEPTKSSWNAKIFLSKRNWNSTITEQIPDQRIAWTSEGPKGSVDGVVTFHPLGENLTKVLLVLQYYPGGLFEKTGNVWRAQGRRARLDLKLYRRFVMMTDEEVEGWRGEIRDSEVTREHDEVVAEEEGDDDQDEDEDSPDGMQDEYDDDDEEDDEDEEPEDADDEDDEGYQDEYDDEDEEPEDADEQPEPEPATTGRRRRR